GTTGAGCTGGATGTTCAAGGGGATGCCTACTATCCGGAAATCCCGGCTGAGTTTGAGCAAGTAAGCAGTGAAAAACATGTAGACGAAAATAACGGCATTCATTTTGAATTCGCCCGTTATGAGAAACGGACTTCGGACTAAAAAACACCTTCTCTGAAGAGCAGCCCCGTCAGGTATGCTCTTCGCACATTTAGCGCTCGAAAGCATCGTTATCAAATCGCAAATCACCGATGGCGGGTCGGACTCTCCCGCTATCGTTACGTCATTTATATTAAGACAAACAAATTCCTACCATTGGCACTAGAGCCCCGCCATTTTCTGTTTTGATAACTGCCATACTGATGATTACGGGAAGTTCACATGTTCAAGCCGATCTTTAGTGCAGCCATGCTCTCGGCTAGCCTGCTCTTGACTGCCTGTCACACCACAACGATCAACACCCATCCGCTACAAAGTCTCCAATTACAGACCCAGCGCTGGACACTGACCCATTTAGGGACGAATGTGCTGCCTGCCAACTTACAGGTTCAGCCCTATTTACAGTTTGATGCAGCAAGCAAACAAATCCGTGGGTCAGATGGCTGTAACCGAATTATGGCAAGCTATCAACTGAGCCAAAATCAGCTGCACTTCAGCCAACTGTCCAGCACCAAAATGATGTGTCGGGATGCCAACATGCTGCTTGCCTCACAATTCAGCGAGGCTTTGCAGCAAGTGACCTCTTACAGAATTGAAGCACACACCTTGCAACTCCTGGATCGAAAGGGACAGGTACTGATGCAGCTGAATAATCGCCAGGTAGCCGATTAAACCTAGCGATAGGTTCCGCAAAATAGATCAGTTTTAGGTTCCAGATGTAGCGATACTACACTGAAATATTTTAAGATTTAACCAAGTAGAAAACAGGATATCACGATGCAACAGGCTTTATTTGGGGGTGGATGCTTCTGGTGTGTTGAAGCGGTCTTTTTACAGATTCAGGGTGTAACCCAGGTGGTGAGCGGCTACGCGGGTGGCCATACCCTCAACCCGACCTATGAACAAATTTGTCGGGGTGACACGCAACACGCGGAAGTCATTCTGATCGACTTTGATGAAAGCCAGATCAGCTATGCACAGCTGCTTGAGGTGTTTTTTGCGACTCATGACCCAACCACTCTGAACCGTCAAGGGAATGATGTCGGAACGCAGTACCGTTCTGTGATTTATTATTTTAATGAAGAACAGCAACAGCAAGCCCAGTACATGATCGAACAGTTGAAGGCCGAAGGTCTAGGCATTGTCACAGAGTTGAGTCCTGCACCGACTTTCTACCCAGCTGAAGAGTATCATCAGAATTTTTATGCACGTAATCCTCATCAAGGCTACTGCAACTTTGTGATTCCACCCAAGTTAATGAAACTACAAAGTAAATTCCAAAATTTACTCAAATCATCCTGAGTCCCCTCTCCATAAAAAAAAGCAACCTGATGGTTGCTTTTTTTATGGGGAGAGATGAAATCAGTTATCACTGACAAAGGCAATATCGCTGAGCCCGGCTTCGCTCGCGCGTGACATCACCTGTGCAACACTGTCATAACGTGATTCTTTATCTGCCCGCAGTTGTACCGTTGGTTTACGCTCTGCTTGACCCGCTTCTTGGAAGCGTCGTTCCAGCTCCTGCATACTGATCATTTCTGTATCCCAGGCAATCTCACCCTTGGCATTAATGCTAACAGTAATTGCTTTAGGCGGCGGATCAATAATCTCTGCTGTAGTCTTTGGCAAGGTTAATGGAATTGATGGGTTGGCAACGGTTGCGGTCACCAGAAAGATGATCATCAAAACCAGCATAATATCGATGAGCGGAATGAGATTCATCTCATTCATGCCAGCATCGTTGTCTTCACCCAATTGAAAAGCCATTAAGCTTGACCTCCAACAAAGTTTTGTTGTGCTGCTTTCACATCGGCAGTTTTTTCACTGCTATCTTGTTGCAACATGGTATCAATCAACAAACGATGCGCTTGATCCTGCAATTCGTGCGACAGGGTACGATTGGCACGCACACAGATGTTATAGGCCAATACTGCAGGAATCGCGACAGCCAGCCCCAAACCAGTCATGATCAAAGCCTCGCCCACTGGGGTAGCGACCTGAGCCAAGCCCGCCTGACCACTTTTACCGACCGCGACCAAGGCGTGGAAAATTCCCCATACCGTACCAAACAGACCCACGAAGGGTGCGATCGATGCGATCGTACCGAGAACCGATACACCTTTTTCTGCATTGGCTTTTTCAATAGAAATCTGGCGTAACAAGGCTTGTTCAGCCACTGATTTACGCTGCTCCAGACTTAAAGGCGCTAGTTTTGACTTGAGCTGTGCCAAGGACTGGTTCAGTTGAGCATAAGCTTGCTGTTTGAGTTGGCGTGTCCCCATGACACGTAAAATAAACAGGGTCCAAGTTGCGATCGACATCGCCAGCAGGATGAAATACAAGGTCTTGCTGACCGCATCGGCATGTTGCCAATAAACTGAAAAGTTCATACTCGAACTCCTAAAATGTTAGCCGTTAGGATTCAACGTTAATTCAAATGGCTGTTCGGCACGAATCGGATAGGCCACACCATTTTCCTTATACGGTTTGAATTTTGCATTGCGCACTGCGCGTAAAATCTTTTCATCTAGAGCTGCAAGGCCGCTGCTACGGGTAATCCGGGCATTAGTAATGTTGCCTTGTTCATTGGCTTCAATCAGCACGACCACGCGGCGACTTTCACCTTGCAGATCTTTATTGCTATAACTTGGGCGAGGTGTACGACTCCACTGCACGCCAGAACCACCGATCGAAACACTTTTTGGCCCAGCAGGGATAGGAGGTGCTGGCGGTGCAACGGGTTTTGCTGCAGGTGGTGGAACTGGTACTGGTTTCACCACTTTAGTTTCGGTTACCACCGGAGCCACGACTGGTTTTGCTGGCGTTTGTACCGGTTTCACGACGGGCTTAGCCGTTTCGGCCTGTTTCACCTGCTGGATCTTTTCTACTTTTTTCGGTGGGCTGACCACAGGTTTTTCAACCACTTTAACTTCTTTCACCGGTTTCGGTGGCTCAGCCTTTTTCGGTTCAGGTTGTGGCTCAGGTTCGGCAGGTTTAGGCTGCTGCTGAATTTTCACAAACCGAACCTGTAAGGGCTGTTTTTCAATTTTTTTGAGTTCAGCAGTTTTGATCTGGCTCACTGCCCAAAGCACACCGAGGTGGCCCACCACAACGGAAACGAGTGCAGCAATGATTTTTTTCTTCATTGGATGAGGAGGCTGCGGGCTGAGAGCGGAAGATGAACTCATTGGAATCGGTTACCTAAGGCCAAGCTTGATCACCTGCTAATCACTTCAGCAGATCAAGCCTATCGGCGTGTGTCATAAACTCACGCAATAATAAATGAGAAGTGTTTTCATTTGCAACTACTTTTCAAACTCAATCACGCTGAAAAGCCGTTGCACATACTATCTTTCATCGATTTTTTCATAGAGAAAGATAATGACTTTCTCAAGACTGAAATCAACTTCTATACGTTATAATATAACAACAATACCTACCAAGACAAAAAAAGCATGTGTAACCACATGCTTCTTTTCTGCTTAAAAGCAATTTATTGAAATACCACTGTTTTATTACCATCAACAATAATACGGTCTTGTAAATGCCATTTCACTGCACGCGCTAGCACATTACGCTCCACATCTTCACCCAGCTCGCGTAGCTGTTCGACATTATAGTCATGACTAACACGCTCCACATCTTGCTCAATGATCGGGCCCTGATCCAGATCAGCGGTCACATAGTGAGCCGTAGCACCAATCAGTTTGACCCCCTTGTCATACGCCTGTTTATAAGGGTTGGCCCCGACAAAGGCCGGCAAGAATGAATGGTGAATATTGATAATTTTCATCGGCCATTTGGCAACAAAATCTTCACTCAGAATCTGCATGTAACGCGCCAAGACCAGCAAATCATTGCCTTGCATCAACTCATCAATTTTGGCGTAAGCTTCAGCTTTGTTATCTTTGCTCACCGGAACCACTTCAAAGGGAATACCAAAATTTTCCACTGCTTCACGCAGGGTTTCATGGTTGGACACGACTTTGGTGATTTCACATGGCAAACCACCACGGGCATGACGCCATAACAGTTCTAACAGAGCATGATCGACCTTAGACACCAGAATCCCCATTTTCTTAACATCGCTCACCAGCGTTAAACGCCACTGCATGTCATAGCGCTCGGCGACATTGCTGGCAAAGGTGTGCAGCAAGGTTTCTTTACGGGTTTTCAGCTGCTCCAGTTCAAACTCGACACGCATGAAATAACGCCCGCCCTGAGCCTCTGTGGCGTATTGATCAAGTGCGGTAATATTGGCACCCTGATGATACAAAAAGCTCGATACAGCCTGCACAATACCCGGCTTATCTTCACAAGTAATCAATAAACGTGCTGTATTCGCGGTGGTCATATTCATTTTATTATCACTAATGGGTTAAATTTAAAAATAAGCCGACTATTCTAGCGTTTTTTCACTGCGGACTAAATACTGCACTACGGCGTGATTTTTCCAGTGGATGGATTGGAAAATAACTCGGAAGGTCCAAAGCTTTCCAGCAGGCGTTCATAAGTCTCACGGCTTTCTCCCACCAAGTACGGCCCTTCCAAAAACACCATTTGTCTTAGGGCTTGCCCAATCCATTTTTCTTCCAGACAATTATTGTCACTGACATGTCCGGACATATAGAGGAAATTGGTCCAGTTGGTCAGCACAATCCAGACATTGACGATTAAGGCCTCAATTTCTGTAGGAGTCATTTTCATCAGTCCAGCCGCAACAAAAGCCTGATAAATTTTTTGCCCCTGCTGCATGACCTGACCAGCAAAATGGGCATAGGTCTGGCGAAAATCGCTGTTGCTTTCAATCAGCTGATAAACGTCACGGTGCAAAAAACGATAGGTCCAGAGCTGATTGCTCAAAACCTGAAAATAATGAATTTTATCATTGGCATTTAAAGGACGATCTTTCGGCACGGCCAGCATATCCAGCGTTTGCTGCTGATAATCCTGCATCAATTCCTTGATAATGTCCTGCTTGTTACGAAAGTGGTAATACAGGTTGCCTGGACTAATTCCCAATTCTGCCGCAATATGATTGGTGGTGACAAAACGTTCGCCACGTTCGTTAAATAATTGCAGGCTAATATAGAGGATGCGGTCTCTGGTTTTCATTGTTTTAGGATCAGACATGCAAGACACCCGTTGATTCAATCACTTACTAGACTAACACATTCACCCCTTGACTCATTAGAGCTTTTACTCTAAAAATCAAGTCTGATCGATCAAAAAATGGCAGCCGGTCATGAATCATGATTCAACCCCAAGCATTATGCGAGACAGCTCAGCCGAGGTTCAGCGCTTGCATCATCTTTTAGCCTTGCAGAAGGCCGCGTATCAACGTGAGCCCATGCCGAGTGCCAAAGTCCGCATGGAGCGACTGGACCGTTTGAAACGCGTACTGATCAAATATCAGGATCAGTTTGCGGCTGCCATCAATCAGGATTATGGCAATCGTTCAGTGGGTGAAACCAAAATTGGCGAATTGCTCACCTGCCTAGAGCACATCCAATATTATAGCAAGCATTTACGTGGCTGGATGCGACCCTCCAAACGCCATATCAGCTTGCTACATCAACCTGCCAAGGGTTGGGTGCAATATCAGCCACTTGGGGTGATTGGCATTATGGCGCCGTGGAATTATCCGCTGCTGCTCTCGATCGGTCCATTAATCTGTGCCTTGGCTGCAGGCAACCATGCCATGCTGAAGATTTCCAGTGCTTCGGCACAGTTTGGCCAGATACTGGCACAAGCCTTGGCTGAAGCCTTTTCTGAACATGAAGTCGCCGTCGTCAATGGCGGGGGCATTATTTCCGATACATTCTGTCGTCTGGCTTTTGACAAAATGGTCTTTACCGGCTCAACCACGGTGGGCAAAACCGTGATGGCCGCCGCCGCAGAAAATCTGGTGCCCGTGATTTTGGAATTGGGGGGTAAGTCTCCGGTCATCGTCCATCCTTCGATGCCGATTCAAGACGTGGCACAACGTATTGCGGTAGGTAAGCTATGGAATGCCGGGCAAACTTGTGTAGCACCAGATTACATCTTTCTGCCCCGTGGTAAAACTGATGAATTCATCGCAACATTTAAAGCATTTGCCCTGGAGATGTACCCGCAACTGGCTGAAAACCAAGACTACACCTCAATTGTGAATGACAAACAGTATCAGCGTCTGCAAGGTTATCTGGAGGATGCCCGCCAGCAAGGTGCACAGATCCTGAGCATTAACCCGCACGAGGAAGACCTGATCGCGGTACGCAAGATTGCTCCAACCCTGGTCACCCAGGTGCTACCAGAGATGGCCCTGATGCAGAACGAGATTTTCGGCCCAATTTTGCCGATCATGGAATATGATCAAATTGACGAGGTGATTGAGTTTATTAATCAACGTCCACGTCCACTTGCGTTATACTATTTCGATTACGATGCAACGCGTGCCGACTATGTCGCCCAGCGTACACATTCGGGGCATTTTGGCCAGAATTCGGTATTGACCCACGTCGCACAAGATGACCTGCCTTTTGGCGGTGTTGGTGCCTCTGGAATGGGTAAATATCATGGCCCGGAAGGTTTTTTCAGTTTGTCACATGAACGTTCAATGATGTCGAAGCCTAAACTGTATAGTTTAAAATTTATTCTTCCACCATTTAACAAACCCTTGCACAAATTGATTTCAAAATGGCTTCTCCAGTAAATGATCAAGGCATGATCTGTTACACCAGTTCCTGTCGGGTTTTAGCCAAATTCGCTTGTCTTTTAATCGTATTTTTGGTATAAAACGCCCCTTGAATGAATTCATCCGTTTATTTTATGACTGGCCACACATTTGCTGCTGGCTAAATCAATGGAGTTCCACCATGTCTAAGGTTTGCCAAGTTACCGGCAAGCGTCCAGTCGTTGGTAACAACGTCTCACACGCCAACAACAAAACCAAGCGCCGGTTCGAGCCGAACCTGCATCACCACCGTTTCTGGTTGGAAAGCGAAAAACGTTTCGTTCGTCTTCGCCTTACAACTAAAGGTATGCGTATCATCGACAAATTGGGCATTGAAAAGGTTGTAGCTGATCTTCGTGCTCAAGGCCAAAAGATCTAAGGAGTCATAGCAATGCGTGACAAAATTCGCCTAGTTTCGACTGCTGGTACTGGTTATTTCTACACCACGACCAAAAACAAACGTACAATGCCTGAAAAAATGGAAATCAAAAAGTTTGACCCAAAAATTCGTCAACACGTGATTTTCAAAGAAGCTAAAATCAAATAATTTTAGCCGTTCAGGAAAAAACGATCTCGTTCGAGGTCGTTTTTTTTTGCCTTTTTTTTCTTCAGCTTGTTAAAATTTTTCCTGTCTCACTTGTTGGCATTATTTATGCTTGCAGTTTCCTAACCTTAACCCCCACTTAAGGAGTGTTGAATGCCACATGATGTTGATCTGATTATTTTACTGGCGGTGGGGTTTGGTATTGCACTGTTTTTTGGCTATATCGCCGCCCGTTTACGCCTGCCCCCCCTCATTGGCTACCTGATTGCCGGAATCGTGATTAGCCCGAACACTCCCGGTATTGTGGCTGATATCCATCTCGCCAATCAGCTGGCGGAACTCGGGGTAATGTTCCTGATGTTTGGCGTCGGTATGCACTTTTCACTGAATGACCTGCTTCAGGTACGGCGTATTGCCTTGCCCGGTGCCATTTTGCAAATCGCGGTTGCCACGCTACTCGGTGTGGGTGTGTCCATGCTATGGGGTTGGGACTTTGGTTCTGCCCTAGTGTTTGGTCTGAGCCTATCCTGTGCCAGTACCGTGGTGCTGCTTAAGGCCTTGGGTGATCGTGGCTTACTTGAATCCGTCAACGGTAAAATCGCAGTTGGCTGGTTACTGGTTGAAGATCTGGTGATGGTTCTAGTTCTGGTACTGTTACCGGCCACGGCTGTACTGCTTGGTGGCAAAGCCTTAAGTGCGGAAACGGATAGTAATCTGTTAGTGACCTTAGGTCTCACCCTGCTCAAGGTGGCAGGATTTATTGCCTTTATGCTGATTATCGGCAAACGTCTGGTGCCTCTGATCATGCAGTTTGTGGCCCGTCTGGGTTCGAGAGAGCTGTTTACCTTAACCGTAGTGGCGGCTGCAGTGTCAATTGCCTACGGCTCTTATGCCATTTTTGGGGTTTCCATGGCACTCGGAGCCTTCTTTGCAGGGATGGTGGTGAAAGAATCGGACTTTAGCCATCGGGCTGAAGAAGAAACCTTACCACTACGGGAAATCTTCTCTATCCTGTTTTTCGTGTCGGTGGGTATGCTGTTTGATCCACGTATTTTAGTGGAACAACCGCTGCATATTCTGGCTGTTGTTGCCATTATCATGGTGGGTAAAACACTGGCAGCGATGGCATTGGTCTTGTTCTTCCGTTACCCGATCAATACCGCACTCACGGTCGGTGCCAGTCTGGCGCAAATTGGGGAATTCTCCTTCATCCTGGCCACACTCGGCGTATCATTACAGTTACTCAGTATCGAAGGACAGAACCTGATTCTGGCAGGGGCATTGATTTCGATCACCCTGAATTCTTTCGTTTTTTCGGCAATTGAACCCGTCCAACGCTGGATTCGTGAACGCTCTCATTTGGCCCGTCTTCTAGAGCGCAGTGGAGATCCACTGGCCATGTTACCCGATGAAGTGTCGCAAGATTACCTGCGTGATCAGGTGGTGATTGTGGGGCATGGTGAAGTCGGTCGGCGCATTACCGAGACCTTAATGGCACAAGACATCAAGGTGGTGATCGCGGAAGAAAACCGTGAAATTGTGGAAAAGCTGCGCAGTAAAGGGATTGCTGCCGTGAGCGGGGTAGCGACTGAACCTGGTGTACTGATCCAAGCACACATCATGCACGCACGTTTGCTGGTGATTTCTCCAATGGATATTCTGGATATCCATCGTATTGTCGATATTGCCAAACAATTGAATCCACAAATTCAGGTACTGGTGTGTGCCGAAAGCAAGGAAGAAGCGGAAGTCATCCGTCAGGATGAGATTGGTGAAGTGTTCTATGCCAAAGAAGAAATGGCACGCAATATGAGTGGTCATATTCTGGATCGAATCGCACTCGCCCATACGCAAAGCCATACCTCACATTAACACCCGCACATAAAAAAGCGGCTTTAAAGCCGCTTTTTTAGCTGAG
This portion of the Acinetobacter sp. GSS19 genome encodes:
- a CDS encoding coniferyl aldehyde dehydrogenase, with the translated sequence MNHDSTPSIMRDSSAEVQRLHHLLALQKAAYQREPMPSAKVRMERLDRLKRVLIKYQDQFAAAINQDYGNRSVGETKIGELLTCLEHIQYYSKHLRGWMRPSKRHISLLHQPAKGWVQYQPLGVIGIMAPWNYPLLLSIGPLICALAAGNHAMLKISSASAQFGQILAQALAEAFSEHEVAVVNGGGIISDTFCRLAFDKMVFTGSTTVGKTVMAAAAENLVPVILELGGKSPVIVHPSMPIQDVAQRIAVGKLWNAGQTCVAPDYIFLPRGKTDEFIATFKAFALEMYPQLAENQDYTSIVNDKQYQRLQGYLEDARQQGAQILSINPHEEDLIAVRKIAPTLVTQVLPEMALMQNEIFGPILPIMEYDQIDEVIEFINQRPRPLALYYFDYDATRADYVAQRTHSGHFGQNSVLTHVAQDDLPFGGVGASGMGKYHGPEGFFSLSHERSMMSKPKLYSLKFILPPFNKPLHKLISKWLLQ
- a CDS encoding TetR/AcrR family transcriptional regulator: MSDPKTMKTRDRILYISLQLFNERGERFVTTNHIAAELGISPGNLYYHFRNKQDIIKELMQDYQQQTLDMLAVPKDRPLNANDKIHYFQVLSNQLWTYRFLHRDVYQLIESNSDFRQTYAHFAGQVMQQGQKIYQAFVAAGLMKMTPTEIEALIVNVWIVLTNWTNFLYMSGHVSDNNCLEEKWIGQALRQMVFLEGPYLVGESRETYERLLESFGPSELFSNPSTGKITP
- a CDS encoding cation:proton antiporter — protein: MPHDVDLIILLAVGFGIALFFGYIAARLRLPPLIGYLIAGIVISPNTPGIVADIHLANQLAELGVMFLMFGVGMHFSLNDLLQVRRIALPGAILQIAVATLLGVGVSMLWGWDFGSALVFGLSLSCASTVVLLKALGDRGLLESVNGKIAVGWLLVEDLVMVLVLVLLPATAVLLGGKALSAETDSNLLVTLGLTLLKVAGFIAFMLIIGKRLVPLIMQFVARLGSRELFTLTVVAAAVSIAYGSYAIFGVSMALGAFFAGMVVKESDFSHRAEEETLPLREIFSILFFVSVGMLFDPRILVEQPLHILAVVAIIMVGKTLAAMALVLFFRYPINTALTVGASLAQIGEFSFILATLGVSLQLLSIEGQNLILAGALISITLNSFVFSAIEPVQRWIRERSHLARLLERSGDPLAMLPDEVSQDYLRDQVVIVGHGEVGRRITETLMAQDIKVVIAEENREIVEKLRSKGIAAVSGVATEPGVLIQAHIMHARLLVISPMDILDIHRIVDIAKQLNPQIQVLVCAESKEEAEVIRQDEIGEVFYAKEEMARNMSGHILDRIALAHTQSHTSH
- a CDS encoding META domain-containing protein — translated: MFKPIFSAAMLSASLLLTACHTTTINTHPLQSLQLQTQRWTLTHLGTNVLPANLQVQPYLQFDAASKQIRGSDGCNRIMASYQLSQNQLHFSQLSSTKMMCRDANMLLASQFSEALQQVTSYRIEAHTLQLLDRKGQVLMQLNNRQVAD
- the purU gene encoding formyltetrahydrofolate deformylase, which gives rise to MNMTTANTARLLITCEDKPGIVQAVSSFLYHQGANITALDQYATEAQGGRYFMRVEFELEQLKTRKETLLHTFASNVAERYDMQWRLTLVSDVKKMGILVSKVDHALLELLWRHARGGLPCEITKVVSNHETLREAVENFGIPFEVVPVSKDNKAEAYAKIDELMQGNDLLVLARYMQILSEDFVAKWPMKIINIHHSFLPAFVGANPYKQAYDKGVKLIGATAHYVTADLDQGPIIEQDVERVSHDYNVEQLRELGEDVERNVLARAVKWHLQDRIIVDGNKTVVFQ
- a CDS encoding ExbD/TolR family protein → MAFQLGEDNDAGMNEMNLIPLIDIMLVLMIIFLVTATVANPSIPLTLPKTTAEIIDPPPKAITVSINAKGEIAWDTEMISMQELERRFQEAGQAERKPTVQLRADKESRYDSVAQVMSRASEAGLSDIAFVSDN
- a CDS encoding energy transducer TonB family protein, with the protein product MSSSSALSPQPPHPMKKKIIAALVSVVVGHLGVLWAVSQIKTAELKKIEKQPLQVRFVKIQQQPKPAEPEPQPEPKKAEPPKPVKEVKVVEKPVVSPPKKVEKIQQVKQAETAKPVVKPVQTPAKPVVAPVVTETKVVKPVPVPPPAAKPVAPPAPPIPAGPKSVSIGGSGVQWSRTPRPSYSNKDLQGESRRVVVLIEANEQGNITNARITRSSGLAALDEKILRAVRNAKFKPYKENGVAYPIRAEQPFELTLNPNG
- the msrA gene encoding peptide-methionine (S)-S-oxide reductase MsrA; amino-acid sequence: MQQALFGGGCFWCVEAVFLQIQGVTQVVSGYAGGHTLNPTYEQICRGDTQHAEVILIDFDESQISYAQLLEVFFATHDPTTLNRQGNDVGTQYRSVIYYFNEEQQQQAQYMIEQLKAEGLGIVTELSPAPTFYPAEEYHQNFYARNPHQGYCNFVIPPKLMKLQSKFQNLLKSS
- the rpmG gene encoding 50S ribosomal protein L33, which translates into the protein MRDKIRLVSTAGTGYFYTTTKNKRTMPEKMEIKKFDPKIRQHVIFKEAKIK
- a CDS encoding MotA/TolQ/ExbB proton channel family protein; translation: MNFSVYWQHADAVSKTLYFILLAMSIATWTLFILRVMGTRQLKQQAYAQLNQSLAQLKSKLAPLSLEQRKSVAEQALLRQISIEKANAEKGVSVLGTIASIAPFVGLFGTVWGIFHALVAVGKSGQAGLAQVATPVGEALIMTGLGLAVAIPAVLAYNICVRANRTLSHELQDQAHRLLIDTMLQQDSSEKTADVKAAQQNFVGGQA
- the rpmB gene encoding 50S ribosomal protein L28, with product MSKVCQVTGKRPVVGNNVSHANNKTKRRFEPNLHHHRFWLESEKRFVRLRLTTKGMRIIDKLGIEKVVADLRAQGQKI